The Pasteurella multocida genome contains a region encoding:
- the thiL gene encoding thiamine-phosphate kinase yields the protein MSHGEFDIIQRYFTASKRTARKDVILSIGDDCAITELRQNQRLVITTDTMVENTHFLPSMHAADLAYKAAVTNLSDLAAMGAEPAWVSLALTLPDVDAQWLSDFSQSFFDVLDHYNVDLIGGDTTKGPLSVTITAHGIIPKGKGLCRHSASVGDWIYVSGTLGDSAAGLSLLLSQQTPLNSDHEFLIQRHLRPTPRVLLGLELAVSSLANAAIDISDGFLADLDHILTRSQCGAVIELDKLPLSSSLVNVFGVEQAETFALSGGEDYELCFTVPDSNKAKLERALAYIGVDYTCVGQVRAISPQNKKRIKFQRDGNPIDITIQSGFDHFK from the coding sequence ATGAGTCATGGCGAATTTGACATAATTCAACGTTATTTCACCGCGTCAAAACGCACCGCGCGTAAAGATGTGATTTTGTCTATTGGGGACGATTGTGCCATTACAGAATTACGTCAAAATCAACGTTTAGTCATTACAACCGATACTATGGTAGAAAATACACATTTTCTACCGAGTATGCATGCAGCAGATTTAGCTTATAAAGCCGCTGTCACGAATTTAAGTGATCTTGCTGCCATGGGCGCTGAGCCGGCTTGGGTTTCGTTGGCGTTAACTTTACCCGATGTCGATGCTCAGTGGTTAAGTGATTTTAGTCAAAGTTTTTTTGATGTGTTAGATCACTATAATGTGGATTTAATCGGTGGAGATACCACGAAAGGTCCCTTGTCTGTGACGATAACCGCACATGGCATTATTCCGAAAGGAAAAGGTTTATGTCGTCATAGTGCGAGCGTGGGGGATTGGATCTATGTTTCTGGTACCTTAGGTGACAGTGCAGCCGGTTTATCGTTATTGTTAAGTCAGCAGACACCACTTAACTCCGATCATGAATTTCTTATCCAACGTCATCTTCGTCCTACACCGCGTGTTTTACTCGGTTTAGAATTAGCTGTCTCTTCTTTAGCCAATGCGGCAATTGATATCTCAGATGGTTTTTTGGCCGATTTAGATCATATTCTTACACGTAGCCAATGTGGTGCGGTGATTGAGTTGGATAAATTACCGCTTTCTTCTTCTTTAGTGAATGTTTTTGGTGTCGAACAAGCAGAGACCTTTGCGTTAAGTGGTGGTGAGGATTATGAGCTTTGTTTTACGGTACCCGACAGTAATAAAGCGAAATTAGAGCGTGCGTTAGCTTATATCGGCGTGGATTATACTTGTGTTGGACAAGTTCGCGCGATTAGTCCACAGAATAAAAAACGTATCAAATTTCAACGCGATGGAAATCCGATTGATATCACTATTCAATCGGGTTTTGATCATTTCAAATAA
- a CDS encoding phosphatidylglycerophosphatase A, which translates to MLKTPLQQLKLSNPIHFLALGFGAGLIRPAPGTWGSMVGLMLGWGLLQYLNLSFFFLFTALCFALGCYLCQKTAEDMGVHDHGAIVWDEIVGIFVVLLSLPNLSPFWCLTAFVLFRFFDILKPYPIRYFDHKLESGFGIMLDDILAAIYAVLVIFILRLWF; encoded by the coding sequence ATGCTAAAAACCCCGCTTCAACAGCTTAAATTAAGCAATCCCATTCATTTTCTCGCCCTCGGCTTTGGCGCCGGGTTGATTCGTCCTGCACCGGGAACATGGGGGAGTATGGTTGGTTTAATGCTTGGGTGGGGATTATTACAGTACTTGAACCTCAGTTTTTTCTTTCTTTTCACCGCACTTTGTTTTGCTCTAGGGTGTTATCTTTGCCAGAAAACCGCAGAAGACATGGGAGTGCATGATCATGGGGCGATTGTTTGGGATGAAATTGTGGGGATTTTCGTTGTCTTGCTCTCACTTCCCAACTTATCGCCTTTCTGGTGTCTGACTGCGTTTGTTCTGTTTCGTTTCTTTGATATTCTCAAACCTTATCCAATACGCTATTTTGATCATAAATTAGAAAGCGGGTTTGGCATTATGTTAGATGATATACTTGCGGCAATTTATGCAGTATTGGTGATTTTTATTTTACGTCTCTGGTTTTAG
- a CDS encoding homoserine/threonine efflux transporter, giving the protein MLNLIIVHFFGLITPGPDFFYVSRLAASNSRRNALCAVIGITLGVLFWALASILGLAILFNTVPVLQGLVMTLGGGYLAYLGYLMLKSQQNVVFEPVSEQEQNKQTSIKKEITKGLLVNLSNAKAVIYFASVMSLVLVNLTQTWQIWSALLIIVLETFLYFYAISIVFSRQQAKQFYSQYSRYIDHLSGVIFLLFGVYLMYSGIGEMTPLISK; this is encoded by the coding sequence ATGTTAAATCTTATTATTGTACATTTTTTCGGTTTAATCACGCCAGGACCCGACTTTTTTTATGTCAGTCGATTAGCTGCCAGTAATTCACGTCGTAATGCACTTTGTGCCGTGATTGGTATTACGTTAGGGGTGTTGTTTTGGGCATTAGCCTCTATTTTAGGTTTAGCCATATTATTTAATACGGTTCCTGTTTTACAGGGATTAGTCATGACTTTAGGCGGTGGGTATTTAGCTTACTTGGGTTACCTTATGTTAAAAAGTCAACAAAATGTGGTTTTCGAGCCAGTTTCTGAACAAGAACAAAATAAACAGACCAGCATCAAAAAAGAAATCACCAAAGGGCTTTTAGTGAATTTATCTAATGCTAAGGCGGTGATTTACTTTGCTAGTGTGATGTCTTTGGTTTTAGTTAATTTAACCCAAACATGGCAGATCTGGAGCGCACTTTTGATCATTGTATTAGAAACTTTCTTGTATTTTTATGCCATTTCAATTGTTTTTTCACGTCAACAGGCAAAGCAGTTTTATAGTCAATATAGTCGATATATTGATCATCTTTCAGGCGTGATTTTTCTGCTGTTTGGTGTGTATTTAATGTATAGTGGTATCGGGGAAATGACCCCACTTATCTCGAAATGA